The proteins below are encoded in one region of Gambusia affinis linkage group LG07, SWU_Gaff_1.0, whole genome shotgun sequence:
- the cstf1 gene encoding cleavage stimulation factor subunit 1, which yields MYRPKPTLKDRQHLYRLIISQLLHDGYTNIANNLINEVKPQSVVSPSEQLMQLAKIGMENDDSAVQYAIGRSDTVAPGVGIDLEFDADVQTMSPEASEYETCYVTSHKGPCRVATYSRDGQLIATGSADASIKILDTERMLAKSAMPIEVMMNETAQQNMENHPVIRTLYDHVDEVTCLAFHPSEQILASGSRDYTLKLFDYSKPSAKRAFKYIQEAEMLRSISFHPSGDFLLVGTQHPTLRLYDVNTFQCFVSCNPLDQHTDTISGVSYNPTANSYVTCSKDGSIKLWDGVSNRCVATFDKAHDGAEVCSAIFSKNSKYILSSGKDSVAKLWEISTGRTLVKYTGAGLSGRQMHRTQGVFNHTEDYVLLPDERTISLCCWDSRTAERKNLLSLGHNNIVRCIVHSPTNPGFMTCSDDFRARFWYRRATTD from the exons ATGTATCGTCCTAAGCCGACTCTGAAGGACCGACAGCATCTTTACAGGCTCATCATCAGCCAATTGCTCCACGACGGCTACACCAACATCGCCAACAATCTTATCAATGAGGTGAAGCCGCAGAGCGTCGTGTCGCCTTCCGAGCAGCTGATGCAGCTGGCAAAGATAG GGATGGAGAACGACGACAGTGCCGTCCAGTATGCCATCGGCCGCTCGGACACAGTAGCGCCTGGTGTTGGCATTGACCTGGAGTTTGACGCAGATGTCCAGACCATGTCCCCGGAGGCGTCAGAGTACGAGACCTGCTATGTCACGTCCCACAAAGGTCCTTGTCGCGTGGCCACGTACAGCCGGGACGGCCAGCTGATCGCCACAGGCTCGGCTGACGCCTCCATCAAGATTCTGGACACAGAGCGCATGCTGGCTAAGAGTGCCATGCCcatcgag GTGATGATGAATGAGACGGCACAGCAGAACATGGAGAACCATCCCGTCATCCGTACGCTTTATGACCATGTGGATGAAGTCACCTGCCTGGCCTTCCATCCGAGTGAACAGATTCTAGCTTCTGGCTCCAGAGACTACACCCTGAAACTGTTTGACTACTCCAAGCCCTCCGCTAAAAGagcttttaaatatatacag GAAGCGGAAATGCTGCGTTCGATCTCCTTCCACCCCTCCGGGGACTTCCTGCTGGTGGGAACGCAGCACCCAACGCTGCGCCTCTACGATGTCAACACTTTCCAGTGCTTTGTCTCCTGCAACCCGCTGGACCAGCACACCGACACAATCAGCGGCGTCAGCTACAACCCCACCGCCAACAGCTACGTCACCTGCAGCAAGGACGGCAGCATCAAGCTGTGGGACGGCGTCTCCAACCGCTGCGTCGCCACCTTTGACAAGGCACACGATGGAGCAGAGGTGTGCTCCGCCATCTTCTCCAAGAACTCCAAGTACATCCTGTCCAGTGGGAAAGACTCCGTGGCCAAACTTTGGGAGATCTCCACCGGTCGGACCCTGGTCAAGTACACGG GGGCGGGGCTCAGCGGTCGTCAGATGCACCGCACGCAAGGCGTGTTCAACCACACGGAGGACTACGTGCTGCTGCCCGACGAGCGAACCATCAGCCTCTGCTGCTGGGACTCCAgaacagcagagaggaagaaccTGCTCTCCCTGGGCCACAACAACATCGTCCGCTGCATCGTCCATTCGCCCACCAACCCGGGCTTCATGACCTGCAGTGACGACTTCAGGGCCCGCTTCTGGTACCGCCGCGCCACCACAGACTGA